In one window of Gossypium arboreum isolate Shixiya-1 chromosome 4, ASM2569848v2, whole genome shotgun sequence DNA:
- the LOC108459389 gene encoding zinc finger protein 8, whose translation MEKNERETHDFMNVESFSQLPFIRPAPNKEKGIRLFGKEFGGVDPATPSNESDSAENNEDTTKENENNGDNSRRFECHYCCRNFPTSQALGGHQNAHKRERQHAKRAHLQSAMVHTSLSDAHIYGLVNYRLGSAPTPPITYPSWNSSFTGSTSRFYGNHTSFSHHPPINGSPLGLWRIPSTLQNNSSNFNPDRSSSSSSSHPLPLFTGDELKPPSQVVAGGGGSSSQSRYVYESKPRLQDHVSLDLHL comes from the coding sequence ATGGAGAAGAACGAAAGGGAGACTCACGACTTCATGAACGTAGAATCCTTCTCTCAGCTTCCCTTTATCCGCCCTGCCCCCAACAAAGAAAAGGGCATCCGTTTGTTCGGCAAGGAATTCGGTGGTGTTGACCCAGCTACGCCCAGCAACGAGTCCGACTCAGCCGAGAACAACGAAGATACCACCAAGGAGAACGAGAACAATGGTGATAATAGCAGAAGGTTTGAGTGCCATTATTGTTGCAGAAACTTCCCCACCTCCCAAGCTTTAGGTGGTCACCAAAACGCTCACAAAAGGGAACGCCAACATGCGAAACGAGCTCATCTTCAGTCAGCAATGGTGCACACCTCTTTATCTGATGCTCATATTTATGGACTTGTTAACTACAGGCTAGGCTCAGCTCCAACACCACCAATCACTTACCCTTCATGGAACTCTAGCTTTACCGGTAGTACCAGTAGGTTTTATGGGAACCATACCTCCTTTTCTCATCACCCACCCATCAATGGCAGCCCACTGGGGTTATGGAGAATTCCTTCTACCCTTCAAAATAACTCTTCTAATTTCAATCCTGACCGTTCCTCATCATCCTCATCCTCGCATCCCTTGCCTTTGTTTACCGGCGATGAGTTGAAGCCGCCCTCTCAGGTTGTTGCTGGCGGTGGTGGTTCAAGCTCCCAGAGTCGGTACGTTTATGAATCCAAGCCAAGATTGCAAGACCATGTGAGTTTGGATCTACATCTGTAA